In Chlorogloeopsis sp. ULAP01, the genomic window AGGGCGCAAACGGTTTGTTGTATTTTGTAAAGGCATATATGTATACGTGTTAAGGTATATATTTAACGTACCCATTACAACAAAAAATTTATCAGTAAAGTAAAATAGTTAACTTGAATAAGGTCAGAGAGTCCAAGTTAATATTTGCAAGTCGATGTTTTGACATCACAGACCGATGTATCAATATCACAGATTGATGTATTAAGATGACAAACCACCGCATTAACATCACAGACTGATGTCATAAAATAGCATGGCAATGTAAAGGCAAAACAGCAAGACGACACTAATAATCAAGTAGGGCGTATAAACAAACGGCTAGAAAATATAGTGTAGGATGCGTTACGCTAGCGTAACGCATCCTACGACATCTGCTTGGTGAAGAAAACGTAGGGTGTGTTACTGCTATGTAAAGATTTGGGAGTTTGAGAGAGTGATAATTAGCCGTAAGCACCGCTTTAAGATTTCAATTTTGATTGAAAAACTGCAACAGTCTTTTAGAGAAAAGAATCCGCTTCTGTATAACTGAAGATAAAAACTGCTCAGATACAGAAGCAAAGCAAGGGATTGTTACTGGCACAATATGTAGAAAAGCCGGGAGAAATACAACCAAAAATTATCTGTTTTTTTAAAATATTTTCCACAGGTTCATATTAAGCTCACTATATAGCCCGCAACTGCAAGCTAGAAAATGCAATATTGGCAACCCAACCAAAGTCTAAAAAACGGTAGATTCACTATCCAAAAAATTCTTGGTGGTGGTGGCTATGGTGTCACCTACAGCGCCATAGATAACAACACAAGTAAAATAATTGCGATTAAAACTCTCAAACCCATCCAGCAAAACCAACCTGACTTTGAAGAACAACAAGAAAAATTTGTAAATGAAGCGTTGCGGTTGCGAGGCTGTAGTCATCCCCACATTGTTCAAGTTTACGAAATGATCCGAGAGGCTGGGTTGTGGGGGATGGTGATGGAATATATTGAAGGGCAAGATTTAGCCGTTTATGTGAGTAAACGCGGGCAGTTACCGGAAGATGAAGCCCTACGCTACATTAACCAAATTGGACAAGCTTTAGAATATGTCCATCAACAGGGGTTTTTACACCGGGATGTGAAGCCGAACAATATTATTTTGCGGCAAAGCACGCAATCAGTAGTATTAATTGATTTTGGTCTTACCCGCGAATTTATTATAGGAAGAACAGGAAGCATGACCAATGCGAAGACAGAAGGTTATGCACCTATTGAACAGTACGAACGACGCGGTAATTTTGCTCCCTGCACAGATGTTTATGCTTTAGCAGCAACACTGTATACTTTGCTAACTGCGGAAGTACCTATTCCTGCTAATTTTCGCAAGTACGCGCAGTTACCACCACCAAAACAATTTAACTCCCAGATTAGCGATCGGGTAAATGAGGCGATTCTCAAAGGGATGGCTTTGGAACCGCAAGATAGAGTGCAGACAGTGCGGGAGTGGTTAGGATTAGTGTTGCCCAGAAAGGTCAATACTCCAACTCCTCAAGCATCAATCCCTAATTCAAAATCAAAAATCCAAAATCAACCATCACAAAATATTGCAACCCCACCAAAATCTGATGATGGTATTAAGCTAAAAACCGCGAAGACGGACTATACTCGACTGCGTGACTTACTTGCCGCAGAAAAGTGGAGAGCCGCTGATGAAGAAACGACACGAGTCATGCTAGCAGTAGCAAGGAGAGAAAGGGAAGGCTGCCTTGATAATGAAAGCATTGATAACTTTCCCTGTGAAGACCTCCGCACAATTGACCAACTTTGGGTAAAATACAGCAATGGGCGCTTTGGCTTCTCTGTGCAGAAGCGCATTTATCAAAGTCTGGGTGGAACTAAAGAGTACAACCAAGAAATTTGGGAAGCTTTCGGCGACGCAATTGGTTGGAGAAAGAACGAAGGATGGATGCACTACACTGATATTACTTTTGACCTAAAAGCACCTCAGGGACATCTCCCGTCACCCCATGAGCGAATTTTGTGGACGTGGTTATTACGTTCTGTGCGTCTCTTCTCTCGCGTCGAGACTTGTAAAATGTAACATATTAAGACTTACGGATTTTAATTAAAATTTTGAAACGCTTCACTCTCCACTAAGTCTTGCGGGTTCTGGCTTTCCAATACCTGGCACTGCGAGTCAGGGTTTTTTGTCCCTTGAATGGTTTTGATTTTGTAGTACGACTCCTCGTTTCCAGGCTCCAGCTTGGGAACGAAACTGGGGTTGTAACAGTTAGCTAAAGATAAATGGTTCTGCTACTTTTTCGATTTCTTCCCGTAGGCTGCGTTACACTGCGCTTTAACGCACCGAGATCATATGGTGCGTTACGGCAAAAATATTTATTCTCGCCATCTTGAATTATCTTGTGCCGTAATATCAAGTTCAGTTAATTACTTATAAATCTTTATTACTTATAAATCTTTAAGCACCCCACCCACCTAACGGTACCCTCCCCTTGGTAAGGGGAGGGTTAGGGAGGGGTAACACCAAGATGGTAATCATAACTAATCATGCGAACTTGATATAACACACCCTACTTAATATTTTGTTTAGAAAATTATTTATTCAACTATTTTTGATTTATTGCCGACGAACCACTACCACTATTTTTCTGAAACTCTTCGATAACTAACTTAATCTCCTCTGCTGCAACATCTGCTTGTTCACTTGTGGAATAAATTAGCAGGAGGATCACCATTGTAGGTGATTCAAGCTGATAGATGAGGCGATAACCACCACTTTTACCTTTTTGGATATCACTATTACGAACTCGTACCTTGAAAACAGTGTTCCCTGATCCAGATATTTGATCGCCAACAAAGTCTCCTGCTTGCAGTTGTGCAATTATTGGTTGAATATCAGACCGAATGTGGCGATACTTTTTGGATAGAGTGCGTAGCCGACGCTGAAATTCATCTGTAAAATTAACTTGAACTGAGGTGGTTTACTCTGCATCAATTCCATCCCAGAGTTTTGAAACAGCTCTGGTTTTGCCAGCTTTTGCTTCTTGCAATGAAGTGCGGAGACTGTTGTTTAATACAGACTCTTTTGATTCATCATCTTCATCTATATCATCTTCCACAAACAGCACAATCACCAAAAGACGACGGGGAAGCCCGTTCCTTTAAGGGGCGCTCAGAATCGTCGTCCGTTGTCTTGGGGCAAGGGGCATTCATGCATTGGCCAATGCCCAATTCCCAATTCACTTCGGCCCGCGGAATCCCCCCGACTTCAGTCGGGGGATGAGCTTAACTTAACACGGCTATGCTTTTGCACTGTTAGCGGTTCATCCAAGCACAGTGTACCGTTTTCGTCAACGCTTCCCATGACTTCTTGCGCTCTCATTTTTTCTCACGATATCTGTAGGCTTATATTCTTATAATAAAATCCAGATCACCGATTTCTCTGAAGAAGTCGGGGATCTTGTTTCTCACGAATGATTTAGGAATGCTATAGGATAAGGCTAAAACTGACTACAATAAAAATTAATGCCGTAAAAACACATACAATTAAATACCAAATCAAATGCCTGCCAAAATCACCCTCACGATTACCGAAGGCAAATTACAAGGAAGACAATATATTTTTGACTCCCGCACTACTTGTATCATAGGCAGGTCAAAAGACTGCAATCCACAATTACCTGATGATGAAGATCATCGTACTATTTCACGCTATCACTGCTTATTAGATATCAACCCGCCAGCTATTCGCGTGCGGGATTTTGGTAGTAAAAATGGCACTTATGTTAACGGTCAAAAAATAGGGCAACGCCAACCCAACCAAACTCCAGCAGAAGTCGCAAAGTTACAATTTCCAGAATATGATTTGCAAGATGGAGATGAAATTAAACTTGGTAATACGGTGTTTGTAGTTGGAATTGAAGTTGAATTAGAATCACTCAAAATTCCTGATTTCTTTCCTGCTACAGTTGATGTTCATAATATTAATCAAAATCCAACGCAAGTACCTAATTTATTGCAATACGTTAAACACCTGTTGGGTTTAGCTGAGGGTGGAGACAAAAACCTAATAGCAATTCACGGTTATAGCATTATCCAGATATTAGGAAAAGGTGGTTTTGGAGAGGTTTATTTAGCACAGCATAATCAAACAGGAAAATTTGTTGCACTGAAGGTAATGTTACCTGCGGTGGCTGCAAATGATTGGGCTGTGCAAATATTTATGCGAGAGACAGAAAATACTAAAGCTTTGCGACATCCAAATGTTGTAAAGTTGCTGGATTATGGTTACTCTGAGAATATTTTCTTTTTTACAATGGAGTATTGCGAGGGTGGAACTGTTGGGGATTTAATGCAGCGACAGGGAGGACGATTATCACTAGATATTGCCATACCAATTATTCTCCAAGTTTTAGATGGCTTAGAATATGCCCACAACGCAGAAATTCCGAATGTTAAGCTGAGGAATGGTGGATTTGGTAAAGGTAGAGGTTTGGTTCACCGCGACTTGAAGCCAAGTAATATTTTCTTGTGCAATGTTGATGGTAAGCTAACAGCTAAAATCGGAGATTATGGTTTAGCAAAGGCATTTGATTTAGCAGGTTTAAGCGGTCAAACATTAACAGGTACTAAAGCAGGTACTCCCGTTTTGATGTGTCGCCAGCAGTTACTTAATTATAAATATGTCCAACCAGAAGTAGATGTGTGGGCTACTGCTGCATGTCTGTACAATATGCTAACCGGATATTTCCCGCGTAACTTCATAGGCGGCGATCCATTTTTAGCAGTGCTGCAAAATGATCCTGTACCTATCCGCCAGCGTAATGCAAGTATTCCGCAAAAACTAGCAGAGGTAATTGATTTAGCGTTGGTGGAGAAGCCAGAAATTTATTTTAAGAGTGCAATAGGGTTTAGGCAAGCGTTGTTAGGTGTGTTGTGATATTAAATTTGGTAGAAAAATATCAAGCGCGATCGCAGCAAGCAGTTGATGCATTGTGACGACATCTGTGTTCAGCTGCGTCAATTTAATGAAATAATGAGTTGCGTATAAAAGTTTTTGCCTGAGAATGAAAGTTAAGCGTCGTTAATTAGACCATTCGTAAATGTTTGGCTTGAAAGAGTGAAATGTCCGAGATTGGTACTTGTTCGAGTTGGTTCTTAATTGCTATGGGTGGCATCAGTGCTTTGTTTGCCAATTGCGCTTTTGCCCAAATTATTCCGGATGAGACGCTACCTAATAATTCTATAGTCACTCCTCAAGGTAGTACCAGTCTGATTGAGGGAGGAACTCAAGCTGGCAGCAACTTATTCCACAGCTTCAAAGAATTTTCGATTCCAAGTGGTAGTGCTGCTTTCTTCAATAATGGTGCAGATATTCAAAATATTATTAGTCGGGTAACGGGTGGTTCAATCTCTAACATTGATGGGTTAATCAAAGCTAATGGCAGCGCTAATCTGTTTCTAATTAACCCTTATGGGATTATTTTTGGTCAAAATGCGCGATTAGATATCGGTGGCTCGTTTATTGGTAGTACGGCGAGTAGCTTGAAATTTGCTGATGGTTTGGAGTTCAACACAACTAATCCCCAATTTACTTCTGTTTTGACTATCAGCGTTCCAATTGGTTTGCAATACGGAGCAAATCCCGGAAAAATTCAAGTACAAGGTGATAGTAAGGGAAGAAGAACGGCAAATTCTCCTGTTATCGATACTACAAATGCTCTACGAGTTCAGCCTAACCAAACTTTAGCATTGGTTGGCGGTGATATTAGCTTTGAGGGAGCAACACTCAAGACTGCTGGCGGACGTATAGAATTGGGCAGTGTATCAGGACAAGGTTTTGTTAGCCTGAGTGTGATCGCCAAAGGTTTTTCCTTGAGTTATGATGCTGTGCAAAACTTTGGCGATATTCAATTATTCCAAAAGGCAATAGTTGATGCCAGTGGTAAAGGTAGCGGCGATATACAAGTAACAGGCAGACGTGTCACCGTCACTAATGGTTCTCAAATCGAGACAAGCACTTTGGGAGCACAAGCAAGCGGTGCAATGGTTGTGAATGCTCGTGAGTTCATAGAGATTGTTGGTAGTTCCAATAGCGGGCAAGATACTGGTTTGTTTGCGATCGCTTACCCAGGTGCAACAGGGGAGGGGGGAAATCTCACAATTAATACTCGTGACTTGCTGGTTCGGAATGGAGCATTAATCAGTTCTGGCACATCTGGTTCGGGGAAAGGGGGAGATTTAATTGTTAATGCTAGTAATTCTGTGCAACTTGTTGGTAGCTTACCCAATTTTCGTTTCTACGGTTTGTTTGCTTCTAGTGCCACAGGTGCAACTGGTGCAGCAGGTGACATAACTATTAACACTAATAAGTTGGTTGTACGGGATGGGGCGCGGATTAGTGCTAGCACCTTTGGTTCGGGAAAGGGGGGAAATGTGACTGTGAATGCTACTGACTCTGTGCAAGTTATTGGCACCTCCTTTGATAATCAATCTAGCAGTGGTTTATTTACACGTTCTTTGCCAGGTGTAACAGGGGATGCAGGAGATTTAACGATTAACACTGGTAAATTGCTGGTGGCGGATAAAGGTATAGTAACTGTTCGCAGCGAAGGAAAAGGCAAAGCAGGCAACCTTAATATCAATGCTCGCTCTATCCGTTTGGATAATAAAGCTACCTTGAGCGCCGATACCCGAAGTATCAGCACTGACCCCAATAAAGAGCAGGCAACTATTATCATAGACTCTAGAGATTTAATATTACGTCGTGGCAGCCAAATCACCACTAACGCCTTTGGTACTAATGCCATCGGTGGCAACATCAAGATTGACACAGATGTCTTAGCAGCATTTGAAAATAGCGATATCAGCGCTAATTCTGCTAACTTCCGAGGAGGTAGGGTTGTGATTAACACGCAAGGAATCTTCGGCGCACAGTTCCAAAATGTGGCATCCGATCAAACAAGTGACATTACTGCTACAGGGGTAAGTTCTGAACTCAATGGTACGGTGCAAATCAACGAACTGGATATTGATCCTAAAAATGGATTATGGCAACTGCCCCTAAATCTGGTTGATGCTGCAAATCAAATTGACACAAGGTGTAGCTCTGGCAGCAGACAAAGACTTAGCTCATTAACTATTACCGCACGCGGCGGTTTACCACCCAATCCTTATGATATGTTCACACCTGACACGGTGTTAGTAAATTTAATTACTCTCAACGACGAGCAAGAAAATCGTCCTCATAAATCTATCAATACTAAACCAACTATTGTTATGCCAGAACCCATTATCGAAATTACTGGATGGGCGATCAATAAAACAGGTGAGGTGGAGCTGACAGCCAACACCACATCTGGTGGCTCTTGGCAATCTCTTGTGTCTTGCAGTACTTCTTCATCCAATGGCACAAGCCTCTGAACTGGATGGAATACTATTGAATATCTACCCTTTTGAAACCCAAAATCGTTTATGTTCTCTGCTACTCTCAAAACTAGACTCTCATCATCTCTAAAAATTGGCAATTTTGAGGTGAATAGTCGGGTTTTGCAGTCGCCTTTATCGGGGGTGACTGACTTAGTATTTCGTCGTCTGGTGCGTCGCTATGCATCTGAGTCCATGATGTATACAGAGATGGTGAATGCTACAGAGTTACACCACCTCAAGCAGATGCCGAAAATCATGGAAGTAGACTCTAACGAACAACCGATTAGTATTCAGTTGTTTGATTGTCGTCCCGATTTTTTAGCTGAAGCAGCACAAAAAGCGGTAGCAGAAGGTGCAGATACAATTGATATCAATATGGGCTGTCCGGTAAATAAAATTACCAACAAAGGTGGCGGTTCTTCACTGTTACGGCAACCAGAGGTAGCTGAGGCAATAGTGCGAGAAGTGGTACAAGCAACAGATGTGCCTGTAACTGTTAAAACTCGTATTGGTTGGGATGATGAGAAAATTAATATCCTCGATTTTGCCAAACGAATGCAAGATGCGGGAGCGCAAATGATTACAGTCCATGCCCGCACCCGCGCCCAAGGTTACAATGGTAATGCTCGCTGGGAATGGATTGGTCGTGTTAAAGAAGTGCTTTCGATTCCAGTAATTGCCAACGGTGATATTTTCTCGGTGGAATCGGCAGTGCAGTGTTTGGAGCAAACTGGTGCTGATGGTGTAATGTGTTCTCGTGGCACTTTGGGTTATCCGTATTTGGTGGGTGAAATTGACTACTTTCTCAAAACTGGGGAAAAGCTACCGCCACCAACACCAATTCAGCGCCTAGAATGTGCCAAAGAACACTTGCAGGCACTATGGGAATACAAAGGCGATCGCGGTATTCGTCAAGCTCGCAAACACATGGCTTGGTATGCTAAAGGCTTTGTGGGTGCGGCAGAGTTGCGGGGACAGTTGACTTTAGTGGAAACGGTACAGCAGGGTATAGATTTAATTGATCGAGGGATTGAGCAGATGGTGCATGGATAGGAATGCCAGTAATAATTTATAGCAGTAGCCCAAGTATAAAACTCACACACCAAAGAACTTTTAACCCTATCCCCTGTCACCGACTATACCTGTCTGATTGCCCTTGGCTGTAAAGTAAGCTAAAACACAAATGTTCTTTTGGAAGTGGCAGGAAAATTGAAAACACAAAAAGATTTTGGGCATTACCAGCAATCGTGGATGATCCGTTTTTGTATAACTATCCTGCTAGTAGGGCAAGTATGGCTGCATTTGCTTCAGGGAAAGACATGCCACCGCCAAATTCTCGAACATGCGATCGCAGTAGGACCAGCCTCTATCTTACCTGTACTATTGGTTAATGGTTTTGCAGGTATGATTTTTACCATTCAAACTGCCAGAGAATTAGTAAGATTTGACGCAGTCAGTACAGTGGGAGGGGCTTTTGCTTTAGCATTCTGCCGAGAATTAGCACCTATTTTGACCGCTAGTATTATTGCAGGGCAAGTCGGTTCTGCTTTCGCTGCCGAAATTGGTGAGATGCGCGTGACAGAGCAGATAGATGCACTGCATATGCTGAAAACTGATCCAATCGATTATTTGATTTTGCCAAGGGTAATTGCTTGTAGTTTAATGCTGCCAATCTTAACAATCATCGGTTTAGTAGTAGGTATTGCAGGTGGTGTTTTTGCAGCCCAACAGTTTTACCAAATACTTCCAGAGGTATTTTTAGAGTCAGTTAGAAATTTTTTAGTGATACCAGATGTGTTTATAGTTTTGTTCAAGGGACTAATTTTTGGCTTGATGATTGCTGTTGTTGGTTGTAGTTGGGGAATAACTACTATTGGTGGAGCAAAACAGGTAGGCGAATCAGCTACAGCAGCAGTTGTCACAACTTGGGTGCTAATTTTTATAGTTGATTTTTTTCTCTCTTTGCTGCTGTATGAAAAGCCAAGTTTCTAGAAATAGAAGGCAGAGATCAGAAGGGTGTCTCTACAAAATCAGGAATTACACACGAGTTATGAATAATAAACCGCTCCAGGCGCAGAGGAAACGGAGTCAAGAGGATTTAAGAGGGATTTTGCGTAAGTTCTAAAATTTATGTGTATCGTGATTAACTGTTACGTCTGGTGAGAGCAGCAATTGCCATCGCTAGTTCAGATGGATCGACAGGTTTTGTAAGATGTCTTTGAAAACCTGCCGAGATGACTTTTTGATAGTTAACTTCTCCTGCAAAGGCTGTAAGGGCGATCGCTGGTAATTTTCTTAGTGAGGCTGCTTCCAAAGCTCTAACTTGTCGAATCAGCATATAGCCATCGGTTTCAGGCATAGCAATATCACTTAACAGTAAGTCTGGCTGGATTTGGGCGATCGCTAATAGTGCTTCCCTCGCCGAAGCAACTCCATGAACTTCAACACCATACTGCTCAAGGATTAAGACTAGTAAATTCAGAGTATCAACATCATCATCCACAACTACTACCCGCAATCCTTGAAGATTGGCAGAAGTTTCGGGCAAAGAGTTATCTTCACTGGTTTGAGAGACATCGTTAATTAGGGGTAGTGTTACTGTAAAGGTTGCTCCTAGTCCTTCTCCTAAACTCGCTACTTGAATAGAGCCACCGTGGAGTTCGACAATATGGCGGACAATTGCTAGTCCTAATCCTAGTCCACCAAACTTTCTTGTTGTTGCCTCATCTGCTTGTCGAAAACGTTCAAATACGTAAGGCAGAAAGTCAGGACTAATGCCTTTGCCGGTATCAGTAACGGTGATTTGGGCATAGTTAGTGATCGGGGATTGGTGAGTCCAGCGCGTTGCGGAGGTTCCCTCCGTTGTAGCGACTGGCGAACCCGAAGGGGGATTGGTGATTGGGTACTGGATAATAGGTGCAGAATCGTAATTTACATCTTCTTCCCTTGTCTTTTTCTCAGTCCCTAGTCCCCAGTTCCCAGTCCCCAACCTTACCTCTACTTGCCCACCATTGGAAGTAAACTTAATTGCATTTGAAAGTAAATTCCAAACGACTTGCTGCAAGCGGTTCGGATCGCCCTCGACTTTGCCTACTCCAGAATCAAAGTGTGTATAAATTTGAATTGATTTGGCTTCAGCAGCCAGACGCACCGTTTCCAATGCTGCCTCAATTGTGGAAACTAAATCAACCGCACAGACATTTAAACTCAGCTTACCGCGTAGGATCCGCGAGACATCAAGTAAATCATCAATCAACCGTGTTTGTAATTTAGCATTACGCTCAATAGTTTCTAGCGCTTGAGTGGTTTTTGCTGCATCCAACTTCCGAGTAAGCAGGAGTTTCGACCAACCTAGAATAGGATTGAGTGGAGAGCGTAGTTCGTGGGAAACAATTGCGAGAAAATCATCTTTAATACGGTTGGCTGCTTCGGCTTCAGCACGAGCTGCCTGTTCCAATTGCAGCAAGCGATCGCGTTCAGCTTCTGCTTGTTTGCGAGCGGTGATATCGAGCACACAGGCAAAACCCTGTTCTGAAGTGTCCTCAAATAATGCAGCAGCAATAGCCACAAATACACGGCTGCCATCTTTGCGGAAAAATTCTTTTTCAAACGCTGTGCAAACCCCGTATAACTTCAGTTCTTCAACCGCTTGTTCAGTCTGCTCTATGTGTTCTGGTGGAGTCATTTCTTGCCAATCTAGCTTGCCTGCCAATAAATCCTCTTGGGCGTAACCAACCATCTGGAGAAAGGCATCATTGGCTTGTGTGATGTTGCCGCTCATGTCACAGAAAAACACACCAATAATATTAGAGTCAACAATCCGCCGAAATCGAGCTTCGCTAGCTTTTAAGGCTATTTCTGCCCGCTTGCGATCGGTGATATCAACATTAATGCCAAGCATCTTTAAGGGCTTGCCGTCGTCATCATAAAACACTCTCGCTCTACCATGCAGCCAATGAATGCTGCCATCTTTCCAAATGACGCGCCAGTCGGTGAAAAACTCGCCTGTTTGCAGCGCACTTCGCATATCTGCTTCTGCGTTGGCTAAATCATCGGGGTGTACCCATTTCGCCCACTCTTCGTAAGTACCACCAAATTCACCAGGCTCTAAACCGTAAATCGCTTCTAGCTCTTTCGACCAAGTATTAACATTGGTTTGAATATTCCACTCAAAACTGCCCACTTTTGCCGCCGCTTGAGCTAAATCGAGCCATTCTTGCTTTTGACGCAATGCTGCTTCTGTCTGTTTGCGTTCGGTTACATCAATGAATGCTCCGATCGCACCTCTGACGGCACCAGAATCATCCCGTAATGGCACAGCTTTGCCGTAAATTGATCGCACATCATCTTGACTGAAAACAAATTCAAATTCTCCTTCAATCTCTTTTCCGGTGCGAGCCGCCTGTTGCATCGGTAACTCAGTAAGTGGAATATCTTGACCATTTTTTTGGATCTTAAACTGAAAGGGATACTGTGCATCAGCAGGAGTAGCTGTTATGACTGAGTCTGGAGGTAAACGCATCAGTTTGTAGGCGGTGCGGTTTGCTGTCATGTGATGACATTGAGGATCACTTGCAATCCAAACAGCAGCTGGAACTGTTTCCATAAAAGTTTCAAGTTCTTCAGCCCGTGCTTTGGCGATCGCTTCACTCTGTCGCAATGCCTTTTCTGCTTGCTTGCGGTAAGTAATATCACTACAAACTCCAACCCACTCACGAATTTTGCCGTCTTCTGTCGCAACAGGCACACCCCTAGCAGAAAAATAACGATAAATACCGTCTGCACCACGAATTCGGTATTCATTTTCATAAATACTTTTTGTCTGAACTGCGTGAGTCCAAATCCGGGCGGTTCGTTCCCGATCATCTGGGTGCAATGCTTCTAACCAACCCCAACCTTTGACTTGTGCTTGAGTTTGCCCTGTATAAGCTCTCCAATCTGGCATATCAACTACCTGTCCATCAGGCTGAGTTGTCCATACCATTTGGGAAGTTGCAACTACTAAAGAGCGATACCGCTCTCCACTTTCTCGCAAAGCAACTTCTACTTGCTTATGTTTAGTGATATCAGTTAACATTGCGATCGCGCCTGAAAATTCACCTTGGGTATCTAGCACAGCGCTAGTAGAGAGAATTGTCCAAAGTTCAGACTTATCTTGGTGGCGCAAACGCAAGTCAAACTGCTGTTTAGCCTCTTGAACACTTTGCCTTTGTTGCTCTAGCCATTGCTCAACTTCAATTCGAGCTTGATGATCCATAAACTCGAAAATTGAACAGCCAAGCATTTGTTCAACACTGTAGCCAAGCATTTGGGCTAGCCGTTGGTTCACATATTCTGTCTTTCCCTCACTGTCAAATATCC contains:
- a CDS encoding serine/threonine-protein kinase; the protein is MQYWQPNQSLKNGRFTIQKILGGGGYGVTYSAIDNNTSKIIAIKTLKPIQQNQPDFEEQQEKFVNEALRLRGCSHPHIVQVYEMIREAGLWGMVMEYIEGQDLAVYVSKRGQLPEDEALRYINQIGQALEYVHQQGFLHRDVKPNNIILRQSTQSVVLIDFGLTREFIIGRTGSMTNAKTEGYAPIEQYERRGNFAPCTDVYALAATLYTLLTAEVPIPANFRKYAQLPPPKQFNSQISDRVNEAILKGMALEPQDRVQTVREWLGLVLPRKVNTPTPQASIPNSKSKIQNQPSQNIATPPKSDDGIKLKTAKTDYTRLRDLLAAEKWRAADEETTRVMLAVARREREGCLDNESIDNFPCEDLRTIDQLWVKYSNGRFGFSVQKRIYQSLGGTKEYNQEIWEAFGDAIGWRKNEGWMHYTDITFDLKAPQGHLPSPHERILWTWLLRSVRLFSRVETCKM
- a CDS encoding filamentous hemagglutinin N-terminal domain-containing protein; this translates as MSEIGTCSSWFLIAMGGISALFANCAFAQIIPDETLPNNSIVTPQGSTSLIEGGTQAGSNLFHSFKEFSIPSGSAAFFNNGADIQNIISRVTGGSISNIDGLIKANGSANLFLINPYGIIFGQNARLDIGGSFIGSTASSLKFADGLEFNTTNPQFTSVLTISVPIGLQYGANPGKIQVQGDSKGRRTANSPVIDTTNALRVQPNQTLALVGGDISFEGATLKTAGGRIELGSVSGQGFVSLSVIAKGFSLSYDAVQNFGDIQLFQKAIVDASGKGSGDIQVTGRRVTVTNGSQIETSTLGAQASGAMVVNAREFIEIVGSSNSGQDTGLFAIAYPGATGEGGNLTINTRDLLVRNGALISSGTSGSGKGGDLIVNASNSVQLVGSLPNFRFYGLFASSATGATGAAGDITINTNKLVVRDGARISASTFGSGKGGNVTVNATDSVQVIGTSFDNQSSSGLFTRSLPGVTGDAGDLTINTGKLLVADKGIVTVRSEGKGKAGNLNINARSIRLDNKATLSADTRSISTDPNKEQATIIIDSRDLILRRGSQITTNAFGTNAIGGNIKIDTDVLAAFENSDISANSANFRGGRVVINTQGIFGAQFQNVASDQTSDITATGVSSELNGTVQINELDIDPKNGLWQLPLNLVDAANQIDTRCSSGSRQRLSSLTITARGGLPPNPYDMFTPDTVLVNLITLNDEQENRPHKSINTKPTIVMPEPIIEITGWAINKTGEVELTANTTSGGSWQSLVSCSTSSSNGTSL
- the dusB gene encoding tRNA dihydrouridine synthase DusB — its product is MFSATLKTRLSSSLKIGNFEVNSRVLQSPLSGVTDLVFRRLVRRYASESMMYTEMVNATELHHLKQMPKIMEVDSNEQPISIQLFDCRPDFLAEAAQKAVAEGADTIDINMGCPVNKITNKGGGSSLLRQPEVAEAIVREVVQATDVPVTVKTRIGWDDEKINILDFAKRMQDAGAQMITVHARTRAQGYNGNARWEWIGRVKEVLSIPVIANGDIFSVESAVQCLEQTGADGVMCSRGTLGYPYLVGEIDYFLKTGEKLPPPTPIQRLECAKEHLQALWEYKGDRGIRQARKHMAWYAKGFVGAAELRGQLTLVETVQQGIDLIDRGIEQMVHG
- a CDS encoding protein kinase; its protein translation is MPAKITLTITEGKLQGRQYIFDSRTTCIIGRSKDCNPQLPDDEDHRTISRYHCLLDINPPAIRVRDFGSKNGTYVNGQKIGQRQPNQTPAEVAKLQFPEYDLQDGDEIKLGNTVFVVGIEVELESLKIPDFFPATVDVHNINQNPTQVPNLLQYVKHLLGLAEGGDKNLIAIHGYSIIQILGKGGFGEVYLAQHNQTGKFVALKVMLPAVAANDWAVQIFMRETENTKALRHPNVVKLLDYGYSENIFFFTMEYCEGGTVGDLMQRQGGRLSLDIAIPIILQVLDGLEYAHNAEIPNVKLRNGGFGKGRGLVHRDLKPSNIFLCNVDGKLTAKIGDYGLAKAFDLAGLSGQTLTGTKAGTPVLMCRQQLLNYKYVQPEVDVWATAACLYNMLTGYFPRNFIGGDPFLAVLQNDPVPIRQRNASIPQKLAEVIDLALVEKPEIYFKSAIGFRQALLGVL
- a CDS encoding MlaE family lipid ABC transporter permease subunit, coding for MIRFCITILLVGQVWLHLLQGKTCHRQILEHAIAVGPASILPVLLVNGFAGMIFTIQTARELVRFDAVSTVGGAFALAFCRELAPILTASIIAGQVGSAFAAEIGEMRVTEQIDALHMLKTDPIDYLILPRVIACSLMLPILTIIGLVVGIAGGVFAAQQFYQILPEVFLESVRNFLVIPDVFIVLFKGLIFGLMIAVVGCSWGITTIGGAKQVGESATAAVVTTWVLIFIVDFFLSLLLYEKPSF